A window of Pusillimonas sp. DMV24BSW_D genomic DNA:
CAAGAAATTGGCCGAAAGTGCCATTCGTCAGGCCCAGGCCCGTGCGCGTTCGGCCCAGAAAGTCGAGAAGCGTAAAAGTTCGGGCGTTGCCGTTCTACCAGGTAAGCTAACCGATTGTGAATCCAACGATCCTGAACGCACTGAGTTGTTCCTGGTCGAGGGCGACTCGGCCGGCGGGTCTGCAAAAATGGGGCGCGACAAAACCTTCCAGGCTATTTTGCCTTTGCGAGGCAAGGTTTTGAACTCGTGGGAAGTTGACCGCGACCGGTTATTTGCCAATAACGAAATCCACGATATTTCCGTGGCAATCGGGGTCGACCCCCACGGCCCTGGCGATCAGGTGGATTTGTCGGGTTTGCGTTATGGGCGGGTCTGTATTTTGTCGGATGCCGACGTCGACGGCTCGCATATTCAAGTGTTGCTGCTTACCTTGTTCTTCCGCCATTTCCCCCGCCTGGTCGAGGCGGGGAATGTTTACGTGGCGAGGCCACCGCTATTTCGTGTCGATGTACCCGCTCAAGGCAAGCGTACCGCTCGTAAACTGTATTGTCTTGATCATGGCGAGCTGGAAGCGGTGCAAGACAAATTGCGCGCAGAAGGCATACGTGAGGGGGTTTGGAGTATCAGCCGCTTCAAGGGTCTGGGCGAGATGAGCGCCGAACAGTTATGGGAAACCACCATGAATCCCGACACGCGTCGTTTGGTGGCGGTGAGTTATGGTGATCTGGGTATGGAAGCGACAGTCGACATGTTTGATATGTTGATGGGCAAGGGTGAGTCGGCGCAGCGCCGGGCCTGGCTGGAGGAAAAAGGCAACCTGGCCGATGTAGATGTGTAACGGCCCCACGACTCCCTTTGTACGACAGCCTTAGCAGGAAATTATGGACAGCACACAAGTAGGTTTATTTGATAGTGATGAAGGCGGCGAACAGCTCACGCTGGGTCTTTACGCCGAACAGGCGTACCTTGATTATGCGGTTTCAGTGGTGCGGGGGCGGGCGCTGCCCGATGTGGCCGATGGCCAGAAGCCCGTGCAGCGTCGTATTTTGTATGCCATGCACGCCATGGGCCTGGGGCCGGGCGCCAAACCTGTGAAATCGGCCCGCGTGGTGGGTGACGTTCTGGGTAAGTATCATCCCCATGGCGATCAGGCGGCTTACGATGCCATGGTACGGATGGCGCAGAACTTTTCACTGCGCTATCCCTTGGTCGACGGGCACGGAAACTTTGGCTCGCGCGACGGTGATAACGCTGCTGCCATGCGCTATACGGAAGCCCGCTTAACACCATTTTCCCGTATTTTGCTCGACGAACTGGGCGAAGGGACGGTTGAGTTTATTGCCAATTACGATGGCAGTCAGAAGGAGCCGCAGTTATTGCCAGCGCGCTTGCCCGTTATGTTGCTGAATGGCGCTTCGGGGATTGCAGTTGGGATGGCCACCGAGGTGCCTTCGCATAATTTGCGTGAAGTGGCGCAGGCTTGCGTGGCCTTGCTGCGTAACCCCAAATTACCTGATGATGAATTGTTTGAAATGATTCCAGGCCCTGATTTTGCAGGGGGTGGGCAAATTATTTCGCCGCCGGAGGACATCGCCGCCGTGTATCGCAGCGGTCGAGGGTCTATTAAAGCGCGAGCGCGCTGGCAATTTGAAGAGTTGGCGCGGGGCCAGTGGCAATTGGTCGTCACTGAATTGCCGCCCGGTACGTCGTCGCAAAAGATCCTGGAAGAGATTGAGGATCGTACGAATCCCAAGGTGAAAACAGGTAAAAAGTCGCTGACGGCCGATCAGCAGCAAACGAAGGCGTTAATGCTTAGCTTGTTGGACGCGGTGCGCGACGAGTCGGGCAAGCAGGCCGCGGTGCGTTTGGTTTTTGAGCCCAAGAGCAGCCGTATTGATCGTGACGAATTTGTGAACACCTTATTGGCACAAACAAGCCTTGAGGGCAATGTGTCGATTAACCTGGTATGTATCGGTACCGATGGCCGTCCCGGTCAGCGTGCGTTGCGCGACATCTTGACTGAGTGGCTGGGTTTTCGTAGCGAAACGGTTACCCGGCGCACTCAATATCGTCTCGACAAGGTAACTGATCGTATCCATGTGCTGGAAGGGCGCATGGTGGTTTATTTGAATGTTGATGAGGTGATTCAGACTATTCGCGAGTCGGATGAGCCGCGTCCTGCACTCATGGAGCGGTTCGACCTTTCCGAACGCCAAGCCGAAGACATTCTGGAAATGCGCTTGCGCCAGTTGGCCAAGTTGGAAGGTTTCAAAATTGAAAAAGAACTGGCTGCTCAGAAAGAAGAGCAAAGTCGCCTGGAGGCGCTGCTTGCAAGCCCGTCGGCCTTGAAGCGCCAAATTATCAAAGAGATTGAAGCCGATACCAAACAGTATGGCGATGATCGGCGTACCCTCATTGAAGTGGCTGAAAAAGCGGTGCTGGAAACGAAAGTGGTCGACGAGCCGGTTACGGTGATTGTGTCTCAAAAAGGGTGGCTACGCGCGCGCCAGGGGCATGGCCACGATGCTGCGCAGTTCAACTTCAAAATGGGTGACAGCCTGTACGACGCTATCGAGTGTCGAACCACCGATAATTTGGTGGCATTATCGTCGACCGGGCGGGTATATACCGTGCCGGTTGCCAGTTTGCCGTCGGCCCGTGGCGATGGCCAGCCGGTAACGTCGCTTATTGACCTGGAGCAGGGCGCCCAAGTGGTGCATATGGTGGCCGGCGATGCCGAGCAAGCCTGGTTCCTGGGCACACAGTCGGGTTATGGTTTCATGTCAAAACTGAAAGACATGACGACGCGTCAGAAAGCGGGCAAGCAATTTGTTACGCTGGAAAAAGGCGATGCCATGCTTAAGCCCATTGGTTTGCAGGAATCCGACAAAGCCTTGGCGATGTTAACGCGTAAAGGACGCTTTTTGATTGTCGATTTATCTGAATTCAAGACGCTTTCAGGGGGCGGTCGTGGCACGATCCTGATGGGGCTCGATTCGGGTGACCGTCTTGAGCAGTGGAGTGCCGTTGGCCCGGCCGGCGTGTGTTTGAGCGGTGTTTACCGTAATAAGCAAACGGATGTTGTACTGGATGAGGCGGAAATGGAAGTGTACACAGGCAAGCGGGCGCGTAAAGGCCGCTCATTGGCCGTGAAGGTTAAACAGCCCCAGCTGCGGCGTGCCTAATTTATTAAATTGCAGGTAATCACAACAATGAGTTTTACGGTAACGGTTCAACCTACAGGTCATACATTCCCGGTCGCGCCCGGCGAAACGGTGCTGGATGCTGCTTTGGCAGCCGATATTATTCTCCCTTACAGTTGTCGCACAGGCGCGTGCTCAACGTGCAAAGGCAAGGTTGTGTCGGGTCGGTTTGAGGCCGGTTCCGCGCCCGCCCAGATTTTATCGCCCGAAGAGTTGAAAGAGGGCTATACCTTGTTTTGTCAGGCCAAGCCTGATTCGGATATGGTGATTGAGGCGCAGGAAATCCGCATGGCAGGCGATATCCAGATTCGCAAAATGCCGTCACGTGTGATGGGTTTGGAGCGTGTTCGCGATGACGTTATGGTGGTGAAGTTGCAATTGCCGCCGGCCGAACCTTTTCGCTATTACGCCGGTCAGTATCTGGAGTTCATTTTGAAATCCGGCGAGCGGCGCAGTTATTCCATGGCCAACCCGCCCTCTGACGATAATATGGTGGAGTTGCACATTCGGCATATGCCGGGTGGTGTTTTTACCGACCACGTTTTTGGGGTCGGTGAAACGGCCATGAAAGTGCGGGAAATCTTGCGTGTGGAAGGTCCGTTGGGTTCGTTCTTCTTGCGTGAAGACAGCGATAAACCGGTTGTGTTGCTTGCCAGCGGAACCGGTTTTGCCCCTATTAAGGCGCTGGTAGAGCGCATGCAACAAACGGGTCATGTTCGCCCGGTCGTATTGTATTGGGGCGGGCGCCGCCCGGGTGATCTGTACATGAACGATTTGGCACAGCAATGGGCTGAAACGTTACCTGATTTTAATTATGTCCCGGTTGTTTCCGATGCTTTGCCGGAAGATAACTGGGCAGGGCGCAGCGGGTTTGTGCATCAGGCAGTACTCGAAGACATTCCCGACTTGTCCGGCCACCAGGTATATGCCTGCGGTGCCCCGGCTATGGTGGAAGCGGCGCGTAAAGACTTTACCCGGCAGGCGGGTTTGCCTGACAATGAGTTCTATGCGGACGCATTCACCTCGCAGGCGGACACGCACAAATAACGCTTTAATGTGGTGCCCGCTGCGGGAAACAGGGTCCGCCGTTTGAATTGACTAAAGGTGAGCGTTCATGAAAGTCGTGGTATTGGGTAGTGGAATAATCGGCGTTGCTTCCGCCTGGTGGCTGAAGCAGGCCGGTCATGACGTGGTTGTGATCGACCGCCAGCCCGGCCCGGCGCAGGAAACCAGCCGTGCCAACGGATGCCAGATTTCGGTTTCTTATGCTGAACCTTGGGCGAACCCCCAAACGCCCATGAAGTTATTGAAATGGTTGCTCAAAGACAGCGCGCCCATGGTATTCAGGCCGCAGGCCGACTGGCGCCAATGGGCATGGGGGCTGCAGTTTTTGCTTGAATGCCGCGCGGCGCGGGTGCCCAAGAATATTCGCTCTATGGTGGCGTTGGCCGAATATAGCTTGCAAACGCTGAAAAGCATGCGCGAAGAGCTGGGTATTGAGTACAACCACCTGAGTCGCGGTATTTTGAATTTTTACCGTAATAACGAACAGTTCGACGCTTCCCAGCAGGCAGCAGGGTATATGCGTGACTACGGTCTCGATCGGCGCATTGTGAGCAAAGAAGAAGTATTGCAAATTGAACCGGCCCTATCACCGGTGGCCGACTCAATTGTCGGGGGCGATTACACCGAGCTGGATGAAAGCGGCGATGTGTATTTATTTACCAGCGCGTTGGCGAAGAAAGCTGAAGAGGCCGGTGTGGAGTTTCGTTTCTCAACCCAAATCAATCGGCTTACGGCTGATGGCGGCAAGGTGACCGGGGTTGAGGTGGTAGACCCCGATGGGACTTTTCACACGATCACGGGCGATGCTTATGTCGCGGCTTTAGGCAGTTTTACACCGCACTTGGTTAGCCCGCTAGGGGTGTCTTGCCCGGTGTATCCGGCCAAGGGTTATTCGGCAACTTTCAAAGTGGTGAATCCTGATGCAGCCCCGGTCGTCAGCCTGACCGACAGTGAGCATAAGGTTGTTTTCAGTCGGCTGGGTGACAGCTTGCGTATGGCGGGTACAGCCGAACTGGCTGGGTATAGTCGTTCCTTGAATACAAACCGTTGCAGAAACCTTGTTGTGTTGGCGCACGAGCTATTTCCAAGTGCCCTTGATTTTGATAATGTTGCTTTTTGGTCGGGTTTGCGTCCCTCCACACCCTCGAATGTGCCTTTAATCGGTCGTACCCGTGTGTCCAACCTGTATTTGAACACCGGGCATGGCACGTTGGGCTGGACGATGGGCGTGGGGTCGGGGCGTGTACTGGCCGACCTTGTTTCGGGCCAAACGCCCGAGCCCGATTTCCCTTTTCTAGGTTGATTCACGGTATGAGATTACATGCGTTTGAACGTACGCCCAGGTTGTTGCGTACGCGGCTGGCTGCAATGCTGGTGTCGGTTCTGGGGTTTGGTGCGGCGCAAGCGGCAACGGATGTTCAGGTCTGGGTTTCGCTTATCCCCCATAATCAGGCGGTTTTCGACGATCTGGTCGATGACTTCAATAGCGAACAAAGCGAGGTTCGTGTTGAGATCAAAACGTTTAATACATCGCGTGAAATCGAGCCGGCTTTGCTGGAACGGGTGAGAGATAAACAGAAAACACCGCATCTAGTGCAAATTGACGACAATCGCGATCCGGAAGCCTTGGCCGCCCAGAAATACATTGCGCCTTTGCATACTTTACTGGCGAAGTATCCCATTAAACATGCCCAGTGGTTTGTGGCACCGCAGAATTTGAGCATGCGTGACGCACGTGGCCGGTTGCTGGCGTTTCCCTACATGATCGATGTGCCGGTTATGTTCTATAACATCCGCGCTTTCGAGAAAGCAGGCATGTCTCCGGCGGTTCCACAGCGCTCGTGGTATGGCTTGCAGGAACAGCTGGTCGACTTGGCAAATAAAGCCACGCGTAATTGTCCTGCCATTACCGACCAATCCGTTTCCGTGAACCTGGAAAATCTGGCCGCAGTCAATAATCAGTTTTTCACTTCGGCCGACAACGGTACCAAAGCCCAATCGGCGGCATTCACATTCGACACTACGTTCGTGCGACATTTGTCATTAATGATCGCCTGGGTTCGTTCCGAGCTGCTTGTTGACCCGGAACCCAACGTGTTTGCTCCAGACCTTTTTGCTGCAGATGAATGTTCCGTATTGTGGTCTGAGTCGAGCAATATCGGTCGTTTCATTGAGTTGGATACATTGAAATTCGGCTTAACAGGTCTGCCGTATTATCCGCAGGTTACCAAAGCGCCGGGTAGTCCATTCCTGGATGGCACAGGCCTTTGGGCAACGTCTGGACATACCGATGAAGAGCACAAGGCAACGGTTAAGTTCCTGGCCTGGTTGGCAGAACCCGACAACGCTGCCCGCTGGTATCAGGAAACGGGTTTTCTGCCATTAACCAAGCAAGCATTCGAGCAAACGGGTGAAGGTTATTACAAAGATCACGGTATTGAGCCTTGGCGTGAATTGGTTGCCGTGTACGCCAAGCCGCCCTCTGAGACAGGGCGTGGGTTCAAAATAAAGAATTACCCGCAAATTCGCGAAATGTTCCATAAAAAGCTGGATGAAGCGCTTGGCGGGCAGTATCCTGCAGTGACGGCGCTTACCACGGCCAAATCGGAGGCCTCGCGCATTATGCAAGGCAAATAAACAGTGTCAGCGAAGGCCGCCGTTAGGGCGGCCTTTTACTTTTCAATACCAAGGAGACCTGTTCGTGAAAACAATAACAATGAAGCTGGTGGTTGGTACGATATTCACTTTGGCCAGTAGTTTGGGTCACGCCGATGACGTACGTGTAGATGAAGCTTATCGTTTGGCCAGCGACGGTATCATCAAACCTTTCGAGGGTTTGAATCAAACAGCGCTGGAAGCGCGGCGCGGGCGCATCATGGATACCGAGCTGGAAAACAATCGCGGCAATTACGTTTATAAAGTCACGATTCTTGATTCGAAAGGCCAAGAGTGGGAGGTGAAAGTTGACGCGGTTACCGGTAAGCTCATAGAAGAAGAAAAAGACAGTTAATGTTGTTGGTCATTTACTTGATTGCAATAACGGCCGAAGCCATGTCGGGTGCGCTGGCGGCCGGGCGTCGCAATATGGATGTGTTTGGGGTGTCGGTTATTGCTTTTGTCACGGCCCTGGGCGGCGGCACTTTACGTGATGTGGTGCTGGGCCATTATCCCGTACATTGGACACAACATCCTGAATACGTTTATATCGTTGTATCGGCCGGCTTAATTACCACGTTAATTGCCCGGTATCTGCATCATATAAAGCGGTTGTTTCTGCTATTGGATGCCATGGGGCTGATTGCGTTTTCGCTAATTGGTTGCAATGTGGCGCTGGAGCATAATTACCCAATTGTGGTGGTGATTATTGCCGGCATGATGACGGGCATTAGCGGTGGGGTAATACGCGATGTATTGTGCAACCAGGTGCCTGTGGTGTTTCGCAAAGAACTGTATGCCAGTGTCTCGTTGGCGGTTTGCGTGCTGTTCTTAAGTTTGCGCGCTTTCGATGTCGCTTTTGAGTTGAATGCGCTGGTGTGTTTTGCTTTCGGTTTGGTACTGCGGTTGCTGGCCATTCGGTTTCAGTGGCATTTGCCTATTTTTTCGTACCATCAACGCTGGGATTAGGTTTTGGGTAGGTTGATACTAAAGATTATGGGTAGCCTGGCCGTTACCTCATAAGGGTGCCATTTCTGGCCACCCGTATCAAGGGAGTTTTTTATGGAACTTTCGTCAGTTGAGTCTGCTGTAAGCGCGTATATGGGGTTGAAAAACGCTAGCGCCCAGCAGGATCAGCAAATTGCGTTGTTGCGCAAAACGCTGGATAACCAGAAACAAATGGTTGAACAGATTATGTCGCCGCTTGAACCTAAGTTGGCGAATAGTGGTTCGGTTGGAACGCGTTTGCACGTAACAGCGTAAGTTGCTGTACAAGAAGTAGGGAAGGCCGAAAACCGCTTTTGGGGTTTTCGGCCTTTTTTGCGTTTAATATCTGATTTGTCTTGAATCGGTATGTAGCAACGAACTTGGTTTTTAATCATTCTTAACAACGCCCACTTATTGCATGACAACGCACGCTGGCACTCCTTGGAAACACAAAACAATTCAATTGCTGAATATTTTTGGTGTGTTGGCCTCGGTTTTATTGATTGTAAGCATCTCCGTAGAGGCGTTTAGCAATGCCGCATTCG
This region includes:
- a CDS encoding PepSY domain-containing protein produces the protein MKTITMKLVVGTIFTLASSLGHADDVRVDEAYRLASDGIIKPFEGLNQTALEARRGRIMDTELENNRGNYVYKVTILDSKGQEWEVKVDAVTGKLIEEEKDS
- the parC gene encoding DNA topoisomerase IV subunit A; translation: MMDSTQVGLFDSDEGGEQLTLGLYAEQAYLDYAVSVVRGRALPDVADGQKPVQRRILYAMHAMGLGPGAKPVKSARVVGDVLGKYHPHGDQAAYDAMVRMAQNFSLRYPLVDGHGNFGSRDGDNAAAMRYTEARLTPFSRILLDELGEGTVEFIANYDGSQKEPQLLPARLPVMLLNGASGIAVGMATEVPSHNLREVAQACVALLRNPKLPDDELFEMIPGPDFAGGGQIISPPEDIAAVYRSGRGSIKARARWQFEELARGQWQLVVTELPPGTSSQKILEEIEDRTNPKVKTGKKSLTADQQQTKALMLSLLDAVRDESGKQAAVRLVFEPKSSRIDRDEFVNTLLAQTSLEGNVSINLVCIGTDGRPGQRALRDILTEWLGFRSETVTRRTQYRLDKVTDRIHVLEGRMVVYLNVDEVIQTIRESDEPRPALMERFDLSERQAEDILEMRLRQLAKLEGFKIEKELAAQKEEQSRLEALLASPSALKRQIIKEIEADTKQYGDDRRTLIEVAEKAVLETKVVDEPVTVIVSQKGWLRARQGHGHDAAQFNFKMGDSLYDAIECRTTDNLVALSSTGRVYTVPVASLPSARGDGQPVTSLIDLEQGAQVVHMVAGDAEQAWFLGTQSGYGFMSKLKDMTTRQKAGKQFVTLEKGDAMLKPIGLQESDKALAMLTRKGRFLIVDLSEFKTLSGGGRGTILMGLDSGDRLEQWSAVGPAGVCLSGVYRNKQTDVVLDEAEMEVYTGKRARKGRSLAVKVKQPQLRRA
- a CDS encoding CDP-6-deoxy-delta-3,4-glucoseen reductase; translation: MSFTVTVQPTGHTFPVAPGETVLDAALAADIILPYSCRTGACSTCKGKVVSGRFEAGSAPAQILSPEELKEGYTLFCQAKPDSDMVIEAQEIRMAGDIQIRKMPSRVMGLERVRDDVMVVKLQLPPAEPFRYYAGQYLEFILKSGERRSYSMANPPSDDNMVELHIRHMPGGVFTDHVFGVGETAMKVREILRVEGPLGSFFLREDSDKPVVLLASGTGFAPIKALVERMQQTGHVRPVVLYWGGRRPGDLYMNDLAQQWAETLPDFNYVPVVSDALPEDNWAGRSGFVHQAVLEDIPDLSGHQVYACGAPAMVEAARKDFTRQAGLPDNEFYADAFTSQADTHK
- a CDS encoding extracellular solute-binding protein; the protein is MRLHAFERTPRLLRTRLAAMLVSVLGFGAAQAATDVQVWVSLIPHNQAVFDDLVDDFNSEQSEVRVEIKTFNTSREIEPALLERVRDKQKTPHLVQIDDNRDPEALAAQKYIAPLHTLLAKYPIKHAQWFVAPQNLSMRDARGRLLAFPYMIDVPVMFYNIRAFEKAGMSPAVPQRSWYGLQEQLVDLANKATRNCPAITDQSVSVNLENLAAVNNQFFTSADNGTKAQSAAFTFDTTFVRHLSLMIAWVRSELLVDPEPNVFAPDLFAADECSVLWSESSNIGRFIELDTLKFGLTGLPYYPQVTKAPGSPFLDGTGLWATSGHTDEEHKATVKFLAWLAEPDNAARWYQETGFLPLTKQAFEQTGEGYYKDHGIEPWRELVAVYAKPPSETGRGFKIKNYPQIREMFHKKLDEALGGQYPAVTALTTAKSEASRIMQGK
- a CDS encoding YjfB family protein gives rise to the protein MELSSVESAVSAYMGLKNASAQQDQQIALLRKTLDNQKQMVEQIMSPLEPKLANSGSVGTRLHVTA
- a CDS encoding trimeric intracellular cation channel family protein; its protein translation is MLLVIYLIAITAEAMSGALAAGRRNMDVFGVSVIAFVTALGGGTLRDVVLGHYPVHWTQHPEYVYIVVSAGLITTLIARYLHHIKRLFLLLDAMGLIAFSLIGCNVALEHNYPIVVVIIAGMMTGISGGVIRDVLCNQVPVVFRKELYASVSLAVCVLFLSLRAFDVAFELNALVCFAFGLVLRLLAIRFQWHLPIFSYHQRWD
- a CDS encoding D-amino acid dehydrogenase: MKVVVLGSGIIGVASAWWLKQAGHDVVVIDRQPGPAQETSRANGCQISVSYAEPWANPQTPMKLLKWLLKDSAPMVFRPQADWRQWAWGLQFLLECRAARVPKNIRSMVALAEYSLQTLKSMREELGIEYNHLSRGILNFYRNNEQFDASQQAAGYMRDYGLDRRIVSKEEVLQIEPALSPVADSIVGGDYTELDESGDVYLFTSALAKKAEEAGVEFRFSTQINRLTADGGKVTGVEVVDPDGTFHTITGDAYVAALGSFTPHLVSPLGVSCPVYPAKGYSATFKVVNPDAAPVVSLTDSEHKVVFSRLGDSLRMAGTAELAGYSRSLNTNRCRNLVVLAHELFPSALDFDNVAFWSGLRPSTPSNVPLIGRTRVSNLYLNTGHGTLGWTMGVGSGRVLADLVSGQTPEPDFPFLG